TCATCATTTaagatttattaaaaatgctttaaaaaaaaaaaaaaaaaaaaaaaaaacctcagcaaGTTAAATATATTAATGTGCCAGCTATCTTGtgccaaaaacttttttttacatttttacttaaaATCCCTTCTGACTTATTGACCAAAGAATGAAGCCTGAACTCTGACTGGCACCTTAATACTCGTCAGTCCTGAAATTCACATTAAATGTCAAGAAACTGGGTGGGGCCATGGTTACTGATACTAGGGCCAGGCCTTAAGCTCAGCACCACTGAGGTACAATGTGAACcactaaataaagaaaagacagagctacacacacatacacatacacacacacagtcacaaaagTCTTGTTTGCTCCACAGAGCAAAGCAGGGCATTCACAATCAGTGTCAATCAATGTCTGCTGAAAACACAACGCCTTTCATTTGTTCACACCTTGTTTTACATGGATTTGTCACCTCTTCCTGTTTGTCGAATTAGTGCTATAAAATTTTACAGTTGTCTCTGATCCTGTTAAGCTTCTCTTGTTTTTGGCTGTAAAAGTCTCAAATGTGTTTATATCAGTTGTTGGTGTGAATCTCAATCGCTGTGGCTAAATCAGTCTTTCTGTCACCTGCCATCTCTCCCAGCTACACCCAGCTTCACTGTAACTGGATCTGGTATGGGATATTACTCACATGGGAAACCATTCTGCCAATTGTCCCAGTAGTGGAATTACAGTCTATGCCCTGCCTCTGTATTAAACTAACCTCCTTGTACACCCAATCCCCTGTTCTGGCTAGTCCAATTTAGTGAATGCCATAATCCAGTTTTGGTCTTTCAACACTAATAATGCTGGTTGCCTCAGACTAGTTAAGGCTTTCTGGCAAAACAGGACTGTCCAATATTCTGAATGCAGCCAATTTCAGTTCACAAACCAGTAAGCAAATGAGAAATTAAGTGAATATGTACATCTGGACAAAACAACATGTATTGCCCCAGTGGAGTGttcaaaacacatcaaaatgcatctattttccacacattttcaacagatttatttgtttaatatcCTCacatattagaaaaaaaaaaaggaggaacaCAGACAATTTCCAAACTGCCACTAATCATTACAAGCTTCAGTCCTTTGTCAGCAAGTTCCTTAGAACAGGCTCCTTCATCAGCAACAATTAAATAAGATGATTCACTGAGGAAAACGTTGCTAAGCCCTATTTAATCTTAATTCCTTTGTTCAATCAGCAATAAAACTCAAGAGCAGCTGTCAACCAGATTTATATTCACAAGTTATACTCTCCATGAACTTAGAGACCCTTCAGTAAAATCAGATCTAATTGTGCCAAGCCAGATGCAATATCACAGTAGTTTATCGACTACTGCTTTGAACGGTATTATTTTTCAACAGTCTGAATGTCCAGTACACATAGTATcaatgccttttttctttttacactataaaaatgttttttcttttccctctctctccccactcatttgtctttctcttggttgtcctgcagctgcttgtgcatgtgtctcGTTGTGATGACTGCTGTCAGGATGCAAAAGAGGAGTAGGATGGGGAAGGATACGCAGGCCCACCACAGCTGCTGCTCCCCAAATACCTCCACCACTGTATCCCTCCGTCTGGCATAGTCCTGAAACAGGGCATCCAGCTGGCAGAGGGTGCACAGCGACAGAAACAGATGGAAGATCTGGTGACTCTGGCCCACAAAGTCACAGCGGCCGGGGAAGAAGCGCTCTGGGATGgggcaggagaaaaaaagggcAGACAGCAGGAAGGACGCCACCTGCAGGGCGTGGAGGGGCAGTGAGGGATCCTGCTCCCAGGGCATGGTAGCCAGCCGGTGGGCCACGGGGCTGATGTCCAGCAGATATGCCAGGCTGGTCGGGATCAGCTGGCAAATTTTACGGCGGAGTGGGTATGGCCGCCGGTACCGGGACTTGGCGAAGCAGCAACCGGCGCAGGACAGCCATCCAAGGAAGGCGGCTCCAGGCAAAAACAGCAGCCCAATGTGACTTTCTCTCCACACTGGCTCACTGGAGTAGAAATAATGGCCAAGTGCACTACCATACTGATACACAGCCACTCCCACATAGTCCACAAAGAAGAGGGAGTAGTGTGTGAGCTCAGAATGAGACTGCAGAAGGTGAGCTGCTACACTGCAGAAGAGGTAAGTGAGAGAAGACACCATGAAGAGGCACAAAGGGAGGCCTGCTGTGTCCAAGGTGTACCCCAGGGCACTTGCATTGGCCCACCAGTGTAGCAGCAGCACCGGACCTGCTAGCAAGTGAGTCCAGACATTCAGGGATTCATTATGTCTCTGGAAGAGGCTGAGGAGGTAGCAGCACCAGCTCTGGTCCACAGGACGGTAGCCTGCCAGGATGTAGGGCTCTCGAAACAGGCTGGGCACCTGAGAGGCTGTGACAGTGGGTCTGGGTGAAGGCAGGGAGCAAGGGAAGAGGTCTGCAAGGCGGGGCAGGCGGCCGAGGTGCTTGACACTCAGGGTCAAGGTGCTGAGCCGCTGCAGGACGTCGCCCGACATTGCTGAATGATGgacagaagagaggaagaggatatTGGTTGACATATTTaaagttttattccaaaattcTATACATTATTTCCATATTACAATTATATACAATTATACACAGTTTGGAAAAATGTTTCCATCAGAATTTCAATCACTAGTTTGTAAGAAAAGATCTTAAAATGTTTCATAAGTTAATTCAGAACTAATTATGTACTCCACTTTCAAATGACTAATGACTATAAAAGCATAGGTGTCATTTTTTAATAGCAATTAGTCATTTTAGTTTAAGCTCATTAAATCTAATGAACCAGAGAAATGGATGCAAAAAGTAGGGGAAAAGAGGCTGAGTAGAAAGTGAATCATAGaagaaaactaaactaaacacacacacacacacacacacacacacacacacacactgctgctttgaCCTTGGCAGGCTgattaacacaccaacaccacTCCTTTTTGCCTTGCAACAGCACAGTTCTCATTCTTCTTAACATCAATCATTTTACAATGGAGAAGCAGGTATGTAGGCCTGTAACCACCACCCTCTCATgtcacatagagagagagaagaatgtAAATCAGCACCTGTAGTGTCAGCAAGGTAAATAAGCGCTATGGTATGAAGACAAACACCCACACCTATGAATGAATACCCTCTCCCCTTCTCATGGGTGGGccccctccttctttctctccactgtagTTACAAATACATTCTTCTCATTCCTGCTGCACCTTCAGTATTTCAACTTCACAAGACCAGTTAGATGAGTAGATTTCAGATAAATGTACATGCttcagaacattaaaaaaattacagtactatggttgaaaatgtatttatatttctgcATGTATGCGACCACCCATTTATTATAAATTCGACTAGGACGCTGAAAATACACCTGCTTCCTGTATATCTTTTTGCCCTTAACCTATGAGTATATTCTCAGGTATATGAGCCTGTCTGCAGTGGGTCTGTGTGGTGGCCGGATGCAGGGAAAAGACAGACATCATCTCACCTGTTTGTAGCGTCAACACACCTGTTGCTCCTGTGGAGAGTCACAAAGGtctctgcaaacaaaacaacacccaAAGCAGCAGGCTACTGGAGACTTTCTCTCACAGAAGATTATCTGAATCACGACATGCTGACCGCCGGTCATTCGCTGTTAGTTAGAGAGCGACAAAGAGCAAAATTAACCTGTTCCAGCCCTGACAGCCTGCAgagctgagtttgtgtgtgtgggaggggttATGAGAAGAACACGCCCCGACCGGCAAAAATACACTGTTATATCCATATAGTATTCACATGAACACctacagtgtgtctgtggtccTCTGTGGTGAGTTtggttcagtttagtttagtttattagtttatttggcTGGGACTGGGCAGGaatcattaaaacaacaattaacaaactttacaagaaaataaataagataaaatttGACAATGGACATCACATAGACTATAAACCACTTTTATGGAAAATATGCCACAGCTCCAGTAACAAGGTATTTGATCAGTGATCACATAGCCTGCTTGACTTAATTAAGTCAAATCAACGAGGCTTATGTTGAGCCGTGTTTTAAGAGCTGCTTGACAGATCCTGAAGTAAGTTAAAGACATACACAGTGGAGGTGGTGCAACATgaatctgaaagaaaaaaagatcataGATCAAAATTCAGTTAATTATACTTTTGAATAATGACACAATGCCGATAGAtccttttttttatcaaaaaaaaaaaaaaaaaaaaaatcagactgttTATAAAGAGTATACAATCGTTTTAGCTTAGTCATTCTGGTTTAATAGTGGCCTTAATGCGAACTAGCCGAGCCtttatgaaatttattttatatggtACTTCATGTGGTGTCACTACAATAGCCCTATAATCAATAGGTCTATTATGTTGTGGTGTTTTCTTAATTATATGATCCTAATATAGAATTAGCATACACTCAATTTGTAGGGTGTATTTATTGTAAAGTCACACCATAACGAGGGCTATAATGGAATGATCACTAAAAAAGTacacatttaattttgaatGCATGTCGCCATCTACTGTCCGGCACGCATCATCCATTTGCAGTTTGTGGCTGCATCATCTCTCATCTTGAGTGTCTTACCTGTTGGACTATTCAGACGCATATAGCTTACAAATGctagacaaaaagaaaaaaaaaaaaagaaaagaaaagaaaaaagagccacattttaaataattaataataaacttactttttaaattattaagcTGCTACAAATATTTAAGCAAACAGGTCAAAGCAGGTCCATATTTCATCCTAGTTCCAGTACCATGCTTGTCAAGTACTTCTGAATGTTATAGTGAGCTTCATGAGGGGAGAAGAGATGGAAAGTAAATGCTGGTAATGGTGACCAACATTGTTCATGTCCCATGGGTGAAGATTGTGTCATGTTTTACTCCctcacaggggaaaaaaaaaaaacaaaaaacatcagctcATACACTGAGTCATAAAGTCACAGTATAACAAAGACTAGAAAACCctattccattttttaaaacgGTAAAACTGGCTAAAACCTATTTAGACAATTCAGAGCTCAGCATCTCATATGTCAAAGCTTTTGTTTCCCAGCTGATGGCATTTTTATTGTCATGCTTCAAGACAACAGTACACACAGTGAAAACTCTGATCAGCAAATATATTTTATAgattattattcattaattaaataataatgaaatttaaCCTCTCCCTTTTGATGGGGACTTTGTGGAAACTCATGCAGGGGGCACTGGAGCCACTTTGGGAGCCCAGTAAATTCAGTGTGTATGGCGCCATCCACTGGACAAACTACTGCTCGTCAGCCGATGCCATTTCATAGATGTGTTTTCTACTCCATAGCTACAGGcctgctgcactgcactgcattaCACACTGTTATACGATGCCATCATGTATTGCTGTACCATAAACAGCACTTCAACTGCTTTTCCTCTTTATCACAGCCCGCCCTGTTTTTTCGCGGGAGTTCTTGACGGGGCGGACTCATACACGACGTCTAGCGTTCTGATTGGACGTTTGTAAGTTCCCCGCCGAATATGCAAATAACGACGTGCTGTGTGGACCAATCGCATCTTACGTTTTTCTTGCACCCGGCACGCAGTGGCGCGAAAACTCCAGTTGTGTGGTTTGACGGCAGCAGGGCAGGCTTCACATCGACTCAGTGCTTTCTTTTAAGATTTCCTAGTAGAATAATAACAAATTCTCCAAAATGATGGCTACCGACGTGCTCGATGACCGGGAGCTGAGAGAAGCTCAGAGAGATTATCTGGACTTCCTGGATGACGATGTAAGTTAGTCCATGTCTAACGCTGCTCTTGTGAGACTTTGCTGTGGCAGTGAAGCAAGGCACCATGCGGCCTTAACAAAAGAGTCAGCCTTCAGTTATTGTCAGCCTTTAGCTAAGTTATGAATAATGTCGGTTTTGTATCTCTCCTTTCATTAGAAACCTCACTGTACACACTTGTATTGGCGGAAAGTAACGTTACTGAGTAGGATAATGGCGTATTTTCTCAGGTAACGTTAACTAAAAACTGCACTAGCTCTAAGTGCAGTTTTGAGGCAGTCTATTAGCACTGGGGCTATTTTGTGAGACTTCATATATGTACCTAAGTTATTTCAGAGGCAACTATTGTAATACTATTAATGCTGCTACACTACATGTATGTGAGAGCTGCAGTTGCTCTGCAGAATAAGCCAAGTGGGGTATCCATTAACACCCAAAACGTCAAATGTGATGCATTATTTAAGTGTAAACTAAAACTATATATGGAACAGGgagagctacaacattaaataCTTCATAAAGGTCAATGCATCAGTAGGAACCATTGACAGTTGCTATTTTCATCTTTTATACATTTACTTCCAgtatttctgtgcttttttttttttttttttacttctggaGTATTTTGTCCTCATGATCTTGCCACTTTTACTTTTGCTTATATTTTTCTCCACTATTGCACATTTGGGTGACAGTTGTTGTGGTTAGTGTTGGCTCAGGTCTGCTGCTTCCCACCTTAAGCAAGTCCTTCACATTGTTTATGAATTGAATAACCACTACTCTTtgctactcttttttttttttttttttttttttttttgtgcgctCTGTAGCAAGACCAGGGGATTTACCAGAACAAGGTGCGGGACATGATCGGCGAGAATAAAGCTCGgctcatcatcaacatcaatgACCTGAGGAGACGCAATGAGGCCCGGGCTGCCAAgtatgtctgtttttgtgaGGACAGTCCAGTATGAATGCAGTGGTAACAAAACCCAAGATGTCACAGCATCATGTTGTCATCCAGTTTCTACAGCCAGGAGTTTGATATGATGTTGAAATAAGTGATTGATGAATTTAGCAGCAGATTCCCGTGGTTTGGAAAGCATTCTTGTGTATGATTAAAACAAGGCAGCACTATACTGCCAGATTTTGCTATCCAAGTTGGTGTAATGTTTTCCACTACAAGGGCACATTAGATGTGATCTACTTTCCCTGCATACAGAAagtgtttttaattaacatCCCACCAACCCTCTCTGCCTGCCCAGACTGATGAACAACGCCTTCGAGGAGCTGCTGGCGTTCCAGCGGGCGCTGAAGGACCTGGTGGCCTCAGTCGATGCCACTTACGCCAAGCAGTATGAGGAGTTCTTCATCGGCCTGGAGGGCAGCTTCGGCTCCAAGCACGTCACCCCCCGCACCCTCACCTCCCGCCTGCTGggcagcatggtgtgtgtggagggcaTCGTCACCAAGTGTGAGTTTCCCTcggtttctgttttttttatttattgattatttcaGGCATCCTTCAGTGTTTAATTTCCTTCCTTCATATCCCTCCTGCAGGTTCTCTGGTGCGTCCCAAGGTGGTGCGGAGTGTCCACTACTGTCCCGCCACCAAGAAGACATTGGAGAGGAAGTACACAGACATGACCTCCCTGGATGCTTTCCCCTCCAGTGCTATCTATCCCACCAAGGTAACTAACAGAATCGTTAGTTTAGTTTTTGATGTGGGTTTTTGATGTTTATAGTGACTTGTTCAccaaatataatatttattttctctgagaCTCACACTATGTCTCACCATCTGCAGAATAAAACATAATGAGAAACTATAATGGGACCTTTTAATCTTGAGTGTGTTTAAAATTTAGGTTAAAAATTGTGTTTGTAAAATTCAAtattttagtcatggaaaacaGGAAACTTTATATTTGACAGGGTGGAGATCTtgaatatatattcatatatatttagGCACAGTGACACTAGATTGCAACTTTTTTTGGAGACTCTGCTCCCGTTCAtaagtttctgtctctgtccatctcccatcacttgctgttttttatgcCGTATCCTGAGCAtctctttttattctctctcctTCCGCAGGATGAGGAGAACAACCCCCTGGAGACAGAGTTCGGTCTGTCTATCTACAAGGACCACCAGACCATCACGGTGCAGGAGATGCCAGAGAAAGCGCCGGCCGGGCAGCTGCCTCGCTCGGTGGACATCATCCTGGACAACGACCTGGTGGACGTGGTCAAACCAGGCGACAGGGTGCAGGTGGTAGGAACGTACCGCTGCCTGCCCGGCAAGAAGGGAGGCTTCACCTCTGGCACCTTCAGGTAATTTCAAgtgctgtttctgctgcagtgctTCAAGTTTGAAGACATTAAATTTGTtgccagttaaaaaaaaaaaaaaataggtgcaTATTTTGCTGATCCCAATTCTCAGTTATTTCTGATGTCCTTGATGTTCTTCAGAGAAAAgaatgatacatttttttgtatcaaTGAGAAAGCTGCATTGTAGTTTTGAATAAAATTTTGATGAATTGTTCAGCTCCAATTACCAGTAGTATGTACTATAACCTCACACTTAATTTGAAACTACATCGTTTCCTCTCAGGACCATCATGATCGCCTGCCAGGTGAAACAGATGAGCAAGGAGGTGTCTTCCTTCTTCTCAGCTGATGATGTTGCCAAAATCAGGAAATTCAGTCGGTCAAGCTCCAAGGTAAATCATCTCAAACATGCGTCAGTGCTTTTAAAGAAAAACCACCTCacctccaaaaagaaaaaaatctttccagTTTGGAAAGAAAGACCCAACTGAATTGGATAGGAAACTAAATGAGAATAAGTCACAGTAAGGCTGTGTCCCATGTTGTCTCTGGGTCTATCAGGACGTGTTCGACCAGCTGGCGCGCTCTCTGGCCCCCAGTATCCACGGGCACGAGTATATCAAGAAGGCCATCCTGTGTATGCTGCTGGGCGGAGTGGAGAAGGTTCTGGAAAATGGCTCGCGCATCCGTGGAGACATCAACGTCCTGCTCATCGGTACTGGAGCTTTGATAGTCAATGCATTTAGTTCTGCTATTTAGTAACAGATGATTTGCGTTCTTGTGTTAAGATGGATTAGCTGCATGGCGGGGAGTTTGCTCTAACATAACAgcttcatgtttctgtttcaggTGACCCATCGGTGGCCAAGTCCCAGCTGCTGCGCTATGTGCTGCATACTGCCCCCAGAGCCATTCCCACCACAGGCAGAGGCTCCTCTGGAGTGGGTCTGACGGCTGCAGTCACCACTGATCAGGAGACCggtaggacacacacagactcccaCTGTTCACCACAGTTTCCCTGCTCACCCCTCCTGGCCACTCGGCATGAAACAGTagcatttgttttgcttttcgCTGCCCTCCAGTTTAAAGCCTGTTGGCAAGGCATCCTTGATCTGTCAAGAAAATTTTATAGAATGAAACTTTTACTCTTCTAAGGCTGTTCAAAGGCAGGCATGAGCTCATTTCTTTTCCAGTCACACATACTGTGTATACCTCTGAAGCACATCACATgcacaacagaaaatgaaacatatGTAAAATGGCAATGCAGTCTTGCATTTGAATTTAAATGCAAGACTGTAAATGTAACTGTACAtgtaaattttgtttaaaaataaaaactgacatttggCAGTAGATGTATAGATATATCAGTGCTAGAATATGAAATGCAAATAATGAAGTTTCATTTTGAGCCAAAATTTGCACAAGTAGCAAATTTAAGttgaaatgtagaaatatatCACCAATTTACAAAACAATTCCATTTCTATTGTGCACGTGGTGTGCTTCCACATAGTTTGACCACAGTCACTTTTGATTCTCAGCCTGAATGAATCAAGATGTGGCAGTCTTTGTTCAAGGCTGACAGGTCCTGTTTCGGAAATATAGCAGCATTATTTAACACTTGATCTGTTCTCTCTCCAAGGTGAGCGTCGCCTGGAGGCCGGTGCCATGGTGCTGGCTGACCGCGGCGTGGTGTGCATCGATGAGTTTGACAAGATGTCCGACATGGACCGCACAGCTATCCACGAGGTGATGGAGCAGGGCCGTGTTACCATCGCCAAGGCTGGCATCCATGCCCGACTCAACGCCCGCTGCTCTGTGCTGGCCGCTGCCAACCCCGTCTACggcagggtgagtgtgtgtagggcgaggaggcagcagcactgtttgtgAATAAAACAAGAATACAGAACGCTTATGAAGGCATATCAATACTCCAAATGTTATAGGTGTAACTTGATGGTAGTTATCTTTTGGCCACTGGAGCaaacaggcttttatttttgtaactCTGCGTCTGTCCTGTCTGCAGTATGACCAGTATAAAACCCCCATGGAGAACATCGGCCTGCAGGACTCCCTGCTGTCCCGTTTCGACCTCCTCTTCATCATGCTGGACCACATGGATCCAGAACAGGACCGGGAGATCTCGGATCACGTGCTGAGGATGCACCGCTACCGTGACCCCCGCGAGCAGGACGGAGCAGGTACGGCACCGCACTTTGAAAAGGAAGCAGTGGTGGCATTAACCATTTAGTAACCACAGTGTTGGGTGCCCTCCACTGAGCCTCTGTGCAAATGAATGACATGATCAAAGAGAAAAACTGAAGCTTTGACTTTCTTACTTATTACAAGGTGTTCAAATTGCCCGGAGCTATTTTGTGCTCTTGCTTCTTGGAAAACACGGACTTTTCAATGTTAAATTATACTGTAGTTTTTCCATTTACACTCACTCCTGTGGAACTTACAGATGGGGGGTTTTTTGGGGGTTATTTTGACAGGATTGGAGGGCTCAATCATGTAAACCATACGTGAGTGTTTATTCTGCCATCAGTGGGCAAAAATtgctcttgttttattttcatagcGATGGTTTTGGGTGGGTCAGTGGAC
The genomic region above belongs to Myripristis murdjan chromosome 24, fMyrMur1.1, whole genome shotgun sequence and contains:
- the mcm3 gene encoding DNA replication licensing factor MCM3 — protein: MMATDVLDDRELREAQRDYLDFLDDDQDQGIYQNKVRDMIGENKARLIININDLRRRNEARAAKLMNNAFEELLAFQRALKDLVASVDATYAKQYEEFFIGLEGSFGSKHVTPRTLTSRLLGSMVCVEGIVTKCSLVRPKVVRSVHYCPATKKTLERKYTDMTSLDAFPSSAIYPTKDEENNPLETEFGLSIYKDHQTITVQEMPEKAPAGQLPRSVDIILDNDLVDVVKPGDRVQVVGTYRCLPGKKGGFTSGTFRTIMIACQVKQMSKEVSSFFSADDVAKIRKFSRSSSKDVFDQLARSLAPSIHGHEYIKKAILCMLLGGVEKVLENGSRIRGDINVLLIGDPSVAKSQLLRYVLHTAPRAIPTTGRGSSGVGLTAAVTTDQETGERRLEAGAMVLADRGVVCIDEFDKMSDMDRTAIHEVMEQGRVTIAKAGIHARLNARCSVLAAANPVYGRYDQYKTPMENIGLQDSLLSRFDLLFIMLDHMDPEQDREISDHVLRMHRYRDPREQDGAAMVLGGSVDILATDDPDAVQEAQEELQVYEKHNNLLHGSKRKRDKIVSKEFMRKYIHIAKGVTPVLTQEAANHIAEEYSRLRSQEQLGADIARTSPVTARTLETLIRLSTAHAKARMSKAVELEDSEVAVELVQFAYFKKVLEKEKKRSRQERDSGSEEEEEEETVSQRTQRSQRKRGRRGSQSSEPYSPYDFSEEHEVPEIQAGTPKPARQQEEEDREAMDTSAPPALGEQTGVSTDRLKEFKSSLFAVFQSAHAQSVRMTTLMDEVNKGRQSPFTDAEVRAALARMQDDNQVMVADEIVFLI
- the paqr8 gene encoding membrane progestin receptor beta; the encoded protein is MSGDVLQRLSTLTLSVKHLGRLPRLADLFPCSLPSPRPTVTASQVPSLFREPYILAGYRPVDQSWCCYLLSLFQRHNESLNVWTHLLAGPVLLLHWWANASALGYTLDTAGLPLCLFMVSSLTYLFCSVAAHLLQSHSELTHYSLFFVDYVGVAVYQYGSALGHYFYSSEPVWRESHIGLLFLPGAAFLGWLSCAGCCFAKSRYRRPYPLRRKICQLIPTSLAYLLDISPVAHRLATMPWEQDPSLPLHALQVASFLLSALFFSCPIPERFFPGRCDFVGQSHQIFHLFLSLCTLCQLDALFQDYARRRDTVVEVFGEQQLWWACVSFPILLLFCILTAVITTRHMHKQLQDNQEKDK